In Marinobacter sp. M3C, the genomic stretch TTTCTGCCGCCATAGCCCAACTGGAAGGTGAGCTAGGCATTCCGTTGTTCGAACGCCATTCCAAAGGGGTTCGCCCAACCAGTGCCGGTCAGCGTCTTTACCCACTTGCCGCGCGGTTGATTGCAGACAGCGAGGCGATAGTAAGCAGCTTCAACCGCAGCGGGCGGCCCCTGCCGCTAAGACTGGGGTTGATGCGGTCGCTCGGTGCTGAACGAATGAGTAATTGGTTAAAACGTTTAATGGCCCACAGCGAAAACCTGGAGCTGACGCTGGTTGATCCGGAAGAAGCTAGTGATGCCCGTATCGTAACGGCCGGCATGCGCCAACCTCATGAAATTTTCGTGCCTATCTGGAACGATCGTTATCGTTTGGCATTACCGTCGGGACATCCTTTATCACTCAAAAAGCGGCTGACATTGAGTGACCTTAACGAGCAGCCCTTTATCTTGCGTGCTTATTGCGAGGCAACAGAGGCGTTACGCCAGGCATTGATTCATCAAGGGGTGGTCATCGCACCGAGGGCTCACCTGCGCACTATTGAATACAGTTTGGGATTGGTGGCGGCGGGCATAGGCCTGGCTTTGGTGCCAGACTGGCCAGAAACCCGGCGACGCCTGGACATGGTTTTGCGACCCTTGACGGATTTCCAATCGGACATTCAGATCGGGCTGGCCTACTCGAGCGAACTGAACGGGACGCTGCAAAACGCTTTGAAAGAGGTCTGCGGGCAGGTAGCCGGTGTTCGGCAACGTACTGGCACAAGAATTTATCGCCGCTGAGCCTGACAAGGCGTACGTCGGTGACATTACAGTACACCCAAAAATCCGCCACTTTCCAATTACTGCCCTGTATCGAGATTACGCCTTTGGAAGGCTACGGCAACCGGCCTCTGGCTTCGTGGGTGGCACCTCAAGATGCTCGAGAATCCACTCGATGAAGCCCTTCACCTTGGTCATCTCCGCTTTATGTTCGGGGTAGGCTATGTAGTAGGCATCGCGACTGGCTAACGAGAACGGCCACGGAATGACGAGTTGACCCGCCGATAGCTCCTCCTCGGCTAGAAAGCGCGGCACCAGAGCCACACCGCAACCCGAACGGGC encodes the following:
- a CDS encoding LysR family transcriptional regulator; the encoded protein is MDLRLLRYFLATYETGSVSAASRRCFVAQPSISAAIAQLEGELGIPLFERHSKGVRPTSAGQRLYPLAARLIADSEAIVSSFNRSGRPLPLRLGLMRSLGAERMSNWLKRLMAHSENLELTLVDPEEASDARIVTAGMRQPHEIFVPIWNDRYRLALPSGHPLSLKKRLTLSDLNEQPFILRAYCEATEALRQALIHQGVVIAPRAHLRTIEYSLGLVAAGIGLALVPDWPETRRRLDMVLRPLTDFQSDIQIGLAYSSELNGTLQNALKEVCGQVAGVRQRTGTRIYRR